Proteins encoded within one genomic window of Hevea brasiliensis isolate MT/VB/25A 57/8 chromosome 8, ASM3005281v1, whole genome shotgun sequence:
- the LOC110641288 gene encoding uncharacterized protein LOC110641288, whose protein sequence is MKEDLFAVESFLRDHPEAINRKITRRGWTALHLATSTGNIKLVEKLVRLMSEEDLEMVNRFGATALHLAAAIGATRIAELLITKNKKCSCIYEWRDEIKKLFNELMEGIQVQPTAAPPSDFRKTIEENIDKMQQNNILLQELKQIYDMKLTRSYALEILQCISKEISTIPDLVIPEIVVDLALFKAVEHGIIEIVIEIIKANPALLNQRVDFQKGIIHAAILFRQAKVYNLVYAVGKQKRFLLDGIYEHENNILQLAAKLAPPNLLARISGAALQMQKELQWYKEVESVVDPTFKLAVNNYGEKPSQLFTNSHKQLMEEAEKWRKEIANSCTVLGAFIITIMFSVAFTVPGGNIQDSGYPIFLREKAFKLFITADAVSLFAASTSVLTFLGIMTSRYAEEDFLELLPKKLIIGLSTLFLSIAAMMIAFCATLIIMLDGDLGLIIPIVLMASVPVAVFIFLQFPLLVDIFTSTYGPGMFNKKMKPLFEKDPGSA, encoded by the exons ATGAAAGAGGATTTGTTTGCTGTTGAGAGCTTCCTTCGAGATCATCCAGAGGCAATAAACAGAAAGATAACACGGAGGGGATGGACGGCCCTTCATCTTGCTACTTCAACGGGGAACATAAAGCTTGTGGAGAAGCTAGTGAGGTTGATGTCAGAAGAAGACTTGGAAATGGTCAATCGTTTTGGGGCGACTGCTCTACACCTTGCTGCTGCTATTGGAGCCACTAGGATTGCGGAGTTGTTGATTACTAAGAACAAAAA GTGTAGTTGTATTTATGAATGGAGAGATGAGATTAAAAAGTTGTTTAATGAATTGATGGAAGGAATTCAAGTCCAACCAACTGCTGCACCTCCAAGTGATTTTCGAAAAACCATCGAGGAGAATATTGACAAAATGCAGCAAAACAATATTTTACTACAAG AACTGAAGCAAATTTATGACATGAAGTTGACCCGCTCCTATGCTCTGGAAATTTTACAATGTATATCAAAAGAAATTTCTACTATACCTGATTTGGTGATCCCCGAAATAGTAGTAGATTTGGCTCTCTTTAAAGCTGTTGAGCATGGGATAAttgaaatagttattgagatcaTTAAAGCCAATCCTGCCTTATTGAATCAACGAGTTGATTTTCAAAAGGGCATCATTCATGCTGCAATACTTTTTCGACAAGCAAAAGTTTACAACCTTGTATATGCAGTTGGCAAGCAGAAGCGTTTTTTACTTGATGGAATCTATGAGCATGAGAATAACATATTACAACTTGCAGCCAAGTTAGCACCTCCAAATCTACTAGCTCGTATATCAGGTGCAGCTTTGCAAATGCAAAAAGAGCTACAATGGTATAAG GAAGTGGAAAGTGTTGTAGACCCTACATTCAAGCTAGCAGTCAACAATTATGGTGAAAAACCTAGCCAATTGTTTACCAATAGCCATAAGCAGTTAATGGAAGAAGCAGAGAAATGGAGAAAGGAGATTGCAAATTCTTGTACTGTTTTAGGTGCTTTTATCATTACAATTATGTTTTCTGTTGCATTTACTGTTCCTGGAGGTAACATTCAAGATAGCGGCTATCCAATATTTTTACGTGAAAAGGCATTCAAGTTATTCATAACAGCTGATGCAGTTTCTCTATTTGCGGCCTCTACTTCAGTATTAACGTTTTTAGGAATCATGACTTCACGTTATGCAGAAGAGGATTTTCTCGAGTTATTGCCTAAAAAGTTAATCATTGGTCTTTCTACCCTTTTCCTCTCTATTGCAGCCATGATGATTGCATTTTGTGCTACTCTTATAATAATGCTTGATGGAGATTTGGGACTTATCATTCCTATTGTTTTGATGGCTAGTGTTCCAGTTGCAGTTTTCATATTTTTGCAATTTCCTCTCCTTGTTGATATTTTCACATCCACATATGGACCAGGCAtgtttaataaaaaaatgaagCCTCTGTTCGAAAAAGATCCTGGCTCTGCATAG